In Arenicella xantha, the genomic window GCATCGCTTTGCACAAAGGTATTGTCTGAGCCAATCTCACTCTTAATATTCCATTTAAACTTAGTGTTCTCAGTGATTTGCTTTTTGAACTTTGAACGAAGTACTCCCGTGGCACCACCAACATCGACAAACTGAATTTCATCAGTACTGCCAATTTCCGGCAAAATCACTTGCTCAGCATCTCGGTAGCCCACACCAATACTGGTTTCCCAGGTGAGCGTTTCGGTATCAAACACCTTATAACCGTAACCAGCCGACACACTGCTTTGCTCGTTAAAACCGTCGAATTCGTCATCCAAATAGCTCAGACTAAAAAACAAATTACTACGCTCGGTCAATTCGCGTTTCAGCGTATAACCAGCTTCAACACTATTCGCTGAATCCAATCCGTTGTTAGATGACTTATATACTGACAAATCAAATTCGTTAGACCAATCTTGATTAGTCCAAAGAAATGCTAAGCCAAGATTGACTGTCTCGCTGTCGGTATTACCGCTAGCCTTTTGTATACCAGCTTCGCCCTGACCAGACCAGCCGAGAGGTTCATTCGCCGCCGCCGCAGAGGCAACGGTAAGCAGTAGTAAAAACAAGTTAGTTCGCATGATCTTTAATCTGTATGAGAGTTTCCCAAGTATCGAAATGACGCTTTGGGTAATTTTAGTCGGCGCGTAGTGTGCCACATCCGCCACAAAAATAAACCCGTGCGGGACGAAAGATCAATTGGTTTAGCGAACAGCTGGAACAAGCCACGTCAGATCCCAGCAGGGCAAACTAACCTGGACTCACTGACTGCATCGGTGCGCAGACACCCGAGCCTGATTTCAAGCCCTGCCCTCACAAACAGCAAAGACCTTTTACTTACGCCTTTCCGTGGCGAATCGGTTTCAGCTAATGCGGTTTCGACTGATTGGAATCTCGTCGACTGATAGCATCTTGATTTGCCAATAATTTTCGCAAAGCTGCGGCGCTCGATGGCGGCAACGAAGTTAAGAAATTTCGCTGCAACTCTACTCTCAAACGCTTGTATACCGCATGTAATCGATCGTCTTTGCCCTGCATCAACATGGCCTGCTCAGACACTCGAAACAACACATCATCGGCATCCACGTTGATAATAGTACGATTCAGTCGATATAGTGTTAAGGCAAACTCTGAAACCAACGCGAGTGCCTTTGCGGACAAATACTTTGTGTCCATTTCCTCAATATTCATGTTTCCCCCCAACCTAAACTGTGTTGTCGCCTCATTTAGTATTGCACCACAATTAGGCAAACAACAAAATAGTCCTTAAAGACTAGTCCTGACCAAGAACAGTCTTAGCTCACTAATAGAAGTT contains:
- a CDS encoding DUF481 domain-containing protein; amino-acid sequence: MRTNLFLLLLTVASAAAANEPLGWSGQGEAGIQKASGNTDSETVNLGLAFLWTNQDWSNEFDLSVYKSSNNGLDSANSVEAGYTLKRELTERSNLFFSLSYLDDEFDGFNEQSSVSAGYGYKVFDTETLTWETSIGVGYRDAEQVILPEIGSTDEIQFVDVGGATGVLRSKFKKQITENTKFKWNIKSEIGSDNTFVQSDAALFVSMNARFSLKAQLLVRHNTDPAPMLDETDTISMLSLVYNFGDQPKAE